Sequence from the Pecten maximus chromosome 8, xPecMax1.1, whole genome shotgun sequence genome:
TACAAAGCTATCATAATTATAGCAACTTTACTATTACTAAACTTATGTTACAGAATAGCAACTTTACTATTACTAAACTTATGCTACAGAATAGCAACTTTACTATTACCAAACTTATGTTACAGAATAACAACTTTACTAATACCAAACTTATGTTACAGAATAACAACTTTACTAATACCAAACTTATGTTACAGAATAGCAACTTTACTATTACCAAACTTATGTTACAGAATAGCAACTTTACTATTACCAAACTTGTGTTACAGAATAGCAactttactacatgtattaccaCACTTATGCTACAGAATAGCAACTTTACTATTACCAAACTTATGTTACTGAATAACAACTTTACTAATACCAAACTTATGTTACAGAATAGCAACTTTACTATTACCAAACTTATGTTACAGAATAGCAAATTTACTATTACCAAACTTGTGTTACAGAGTAGTAATGTCATTATTACCAAACTGAAAGTACAGAATAGCAACTTTACTATTACTAATCTTATGTTACAGTGAAGcaatatcattattacaaaCTGATAGTAGAGAATAGCAACTTTACTTTTACCAAACGTATGTTACAGAATAACAATATTATTACTACCAAATGTTCGTTACTGAACAGTAACATCACTATTACCAAATTAGTTTACaaaatgtctgttttgtatttttatcattttgtgcATTTGCAATGTTTAGACATTTTCTTGCTGATCCACTTCAGGTATGTTAACGCTGTTTAAAATTCTTGACTTCCAGTTCAGATGACTTGATTagtgtacatgtctatatgaagcgatgtttttaattaaaatacatgatgcgtaacaaaaatattcatatcGCAACCTTTGGTGTAGGTGTGGTTTGAAATGTTACAGGTTACCTCGAATCAGAAACAGCACGCTTGGTTGATTATGTATACAGTTCTTTGTTATCTTAGCACTTAAAAGTATATGTGATGGTATATTTTTCAACAGCATGtgcatacaaatatacatgtatatgatttgcTCCTCACcatatattcaaatattatatataaaaaatgtaatttgcACATTACTTGGTTTAAAATATAGCCTAAATTGACCAAAGACAAAGTCTTCGTTAAGGATTAGCGACTCTCAGTTTATATTCAGATGTTCAACTGTCATTATatagtaataaaaacaatagTTCATAATGACATTATAGTTgctatataatagatatatgaAAACTTGCTATTGAAGGTATCAAAGTACATTACGCTTATAAAATATCACACCATCCATCGGATATCAGTTAATTTATAACACTTTGTTCAGTGATTGGCACGGTGCCTTATAGCTCCCATCGAAATATTGCCTTACTCAAATTTTAGCGATTAattaaattctaaaaaaaaaaaaaatctcaaatgaTGAATTGGCGATCCaaagtttatttatttgaaaatactGTACAACAAACTGGGAAATTTGGAAAATCTGAATTATGTGCAATATTTTCATCCCGGAAAAAAATACTAGCGCTTAAAATGTGTTCGTTGACAATACTTCAAGTTCGATCACAAAATTGTCTTTTGGACTTTATCAACTTACATCTCTGAGCACCCTGTAATGTTAGTTTTCTGTCACGAAAGTCATGATAATAGAAACAATAAATTTGGTCAAGTTAACAACGTTTTTGAAGGTAGGCGGAGGAGGAATGaaactatctagaaatggaaaattatcaatatgtaaattaaaatCATGACGATTAACATATAGCTTTGTTGTAAACTTTCCTGCTGGTAATTCTTCATGAGAATATTTCCTCATGTGCAGAATTATTTCCTCATCTGACCAAAAGACACACATAATTCTAGATGTATACAAAATCATGGCCATACATACCTCATAACTTCTTCTTTTATATGCCTCTTAATTTACTGTGGCTATCTttacgtacaatgtacatggaCTTAAAATATATGCGTCATACTGTATGACGATTAATTGTTTAAAGTTGGGAGAAAATTGTGTCCTTATGTGTAAACTCATGGTGGGATCTCTATTATGGAGTATTTGTGTTATTGTGACATCCTCGCTAAAGAACCATGCTGTGTTTATCAACATATTGAGCTATCAGTCATACCCTAGGATTTTCATTGTGATATATCTTTCCTCACTGGTATGTTTATTAACGTCATGGGGAAGTCTCAACGTTTTCTGTTCTATTTCCCTGTGCTATATAAAGCTATTTGTTCGATACGCTTTGTGTCCCTATTGTCTCTGTTCTCATTCCCATAATATGTAGGACATAACATTACCTGGATATCAAAGCATGCTGGTTGTCGTCGATAAAACAGAGACTCTTACTCCAAAATATATCCCTTTccataatttttaattttaaaaaagtcGCCATGTTAATGTTGCTCATACTTCCCCTATTCAATTTGAGCTTGAGTAACGATTTCGTTAAACTGTATGCTCTTTTTGTTTGTTACTTATACTTAAAATACTACAATACGTATTAGATCAtacactacattgtatatgttaataaacACATACTATATAGTCTGAAACTCCGTTATTGATCAGGCACTTGTCTCTCTCCTGCGTAGTAAACGAGTTCTAATACATATTTAACaatgatttgaaaattattataaggaaaagaaaatacatacgattatcattatatattattcacaaatactctttctatatatatactgtaatttccattcttgactaataaccagatactaattatttgaaataaatgtaatatgttatggagagaactttaatataggcttagcctAATCCATTTGATtctcaataaaatatgttgaaatgaaacatCATATCTGACAAGCCCTTAGTTTTCAGACTTTAAGGAAAAAAATCTTGTTTACCTACTTCATGAAGCATGCAACTCGATATTCATGTGTGGTGAAGAAAATTAACTGATTGTGTGATAAAGGCTACGCCTTggtgttttatttcattaaacatttgtgaaaaaaaacGAGTATGAATGATACCTAAACCATATAGTTTTCTTCTGAGTATTTATATTACATCATATTCATAAAAAAGGTGCGTTTCTTCCCGTGGAAGACTTCAGCACCtaatattatgtatttattaagTAAAGGATACAGCCAAACTATTTCAACAGAGTAAGACattatagatatagatatcATCAGAATCaaaattaccccccccccccccccccccccccccccccccccccccacccctcccaaaaaagaaaaaataaataaataaaaaaaaaatatatatatatatatacacatatatgaaATCTTAGCTGGGAGACAGTAACGAGACTAATGCCGacagatttatctccctttacactGAACATAGGGAGGATTCACGGGGAATCCTGCACTAACACGAGAAAAtgttattcaaaataaataacaacTAAGCGAATGCTGAGATATCACATACAAATCTTTGAGAGAGGGGTTTATAAGATATGCTAAAAATTTCGTTCTCCACGATTTATTTCTGTGACAAGAACTCAGTCACACAGTCACAATGAATCTACAATCTATCGACAACATTTCTACTTCGATGGTATCACAAGGATTTAAACATGAAATTCAATGGAAGGTCCATGTTCTATTATGAAATAATATGCAATGAAATAATAACATGTGTAGGATATCATGGCAAATAATTAGTCTCTAATACATAAAGAAATTGTGAGGTGATTAAGTAAAATATCTAGAGTTTAGaatgtttaaagaaaataatgcCTCCACAATATGCACAAGTAAGTCTAAGGTATAAATGTACCTAAAATACGGACAAAGCAACATCAGAGTAGTGATATGTTAACTGCAGTTACGATGGTAAAATGTGAACAAAGAGATAAGAATTCagattaattattatttataatatacatttcaaacaGTGCAGCAGGTGTGTAGTATCAAATGAACGTAGTTCTTCTTGAAAATGAAGGGAATATATCTATCTAAAATACGATCAATAAGGAAAGTACAAATTCGTTGTATGTTTTGTAAAACCCAAAATCGTTAAATTGACACAGTTAGGAATTACACATGGCTGTGGAAGTAATAAGTGAAAGTCGATGTTTTGGAGGGAGCATTATATGCAGGTCGGTAAAGTGGCACTTAATAATGCTGTTATCTGATAAGTAGATACCTAGGCTGCATAATTCGCTAAGTAAACAACAAATGAGTTTCACATCAAAGAAAGTATTAGTCAATTTAGCCAGGTAATTAATGTCCACGTGACTAAAACACTACAATATATATCTCTTAATTATTGCATAACGTCTTACTAGAAGTGCGACTGGTTGCCGAAGCACTATGTTGAGTCAAACATTACTGGTGACATTAGTAGTGTACCTGACGTTATTAGATACGTGTAGCTCTGGTAGAACTGTGACCCGACGTCGTCGGTCGGAGACTAGCGGAGGATCGGCCGCCACCCAGGACGTACTGGCAGGGGATGGCAGCAGTAGTGGGAGTAGTAACGGGGGCAAGGGAGATCCTAGCAAATCCGCAGGCGGGGACTACTCAAAGTTCTACAAAGGTGTGTAAATGAGGATTATTCTGAGGTCGATAAAAGGTTTAGACTAGTTAGGAACATATCTTAAGGAACGTTTCTTGTGCTATATGCAGGAAAGGACTAGTATGCAGTTCACTTCGGACAAAATAAGTTACATTTAGCTTTTGAGTCAAATGGTGTCTGTGCTGCATAAAAGTTTAGTCTTGATATAAATACTAACATCTTAAATCCTGTTATGATAAATATAACAACTGTTTAGTTTATCAATGCAAGTACAGTTAGaatgttatgatatttgaaACCTAAAGACGGAATGAGTGTGTTTAACCTTTAACTGGAAGCTCGCTACATTTACGTTCCCATTCTGGTTTATAATTCTAGATTTTGGAAACTTCGGCTATAAATGAGCAGAGAGTACATACGGGTCATTTCATTTCAGACATCATGGACAATTTGAAAGGATTCCTGCCTAAACCTGACATGAACAGTGACAAGGACGAAAGTGAGGAGGATTTCAgcgatgaagatgatgatgatagtaGCGATAACGATCAGATGGACTGGGCGTCGATATTCGCAGGGTTTTCTGACAAGTATATGAACGGAACAAACAGCCAGGTATGTCATTTAAACATACGgtaccacaaaaaaaaaacaaaaaaaaaaacaagaaaataaaaattaatattaattgatgtttgttttaaacatgAATTGTACTCGATGTATGCTTATAAAATTGGAACAAATGGCTTTTTATGAACCGTAATTCCAGAAATTACGCTGAAGTTAgtgttatttaaaatatataccacatacaaatgtatattaactCATGATTTTAGAATAACCAGAAATATCTACTCGTTACTTATCCGTGTTCTTAACCCACGCTTTGCGAATATTAAAGACTTATCTGAGTCCGTGTATATACCTTTTCATATACTGGCAATGAAAATAACGAATATGTCAACGTATATTTTTAGTTAAACATGCAAATGGAGGCTTTTAtaatattaacagtaataagTTCACTATACCAATATTTCCATGCAGGGTTTTAACGAAAAAGATAGCAACAACCAGACCCAGCAGAGTCAACAGAACGACACTCTATCACAGGCATTCGCCAAGTACTTCAAAGGATAGGTGAGCGCTCGCACGCAGCACAATAGTAATATATGATATTAGCCAAGTACTTCAAAGAATCGGTGACCCTTATCACGCAGCAAAATCATACTAAGCATCAAATATCCGCCAAGAACTTTCAAGGCTAATTGAGGTAAATCACGGACGAAAAGAAACTGCATCTTTACAGCTCGGAAAATATCTGAACGGATAAGAGGTTTTTATATGGTTTACTTTGTCGTTAATTCTTAATATGATAACACCAGACTTGAGAATTGTCGTAAACATCATTGCACCATGCTTAGGTAGGTATTATATAAGTCAACCTGATAAATATAGATTCTAGATATTGTTATATGCAGcacaataacattattttgtgTATTGCAATATTAACAGTTATTCCACCTTGCCTTGTGTATCTAATGTAAATCTTAATTATGCTATGCGTCAGGTGGTGTAATGTAGAAACAACACTCACACTAAAACTTGGGTATATTGTAGTATAAGGcatgattaatataaacaatttgACACTATCTTTTAATTTCTCATTTCTCATTGGAACAAACTAATTCCCTGTTGATAAGCCATTACCTAATAGCTTTCTGACTATTTTACCCGATTTGACACGTTCAGGTTTATTTCCATCCCATCTAGTATAAGTTTCACCTTTTGTTGCCTTTCCGTCTGTTTTGGCTCAGGTGTGTTTCGTCGTTaagtttataattatatagctaTACGGTTCTGTTTAATCTATTTTGCCCCTTTctatttttttggggggaatgCATTTATCTCAAACAATAACCTAAACAATGCCTCTATgcttatttttattatttactatTGTATTTCGATGTACCTACCTGTGTAAAAGCGTGGGTTAAGGAACACAACGCGCAAGAACGATAAACAGAACATTCTTGGTCATAGTATCAAATTTTACAATGGTAACGTTTGTTTAAATCGCTGGAAGTTTTGTGCAGATGTAACACAGCACACAGGAGGGGGTAAACGTGTCTTAAAAACCCGTAATCATATTACCAAACAACATTGacatacatttttaatttgatttcgATCGTATCAGATTGAAATTCAAGAGTTAACCCAGAGCCTAATCAAGTACATATTTACCAAATCATGAAGAGcttgttttgaaaattaaaacaaatacataataaCTATTAATTGCATTGAGCGagatatgatatacagaatGGTCTAAAATAGTCTACAACATTTTCGTGTATGACATGTATCAATGGTATACACATCTTATTTTTTTAAGCTAAAACTAATAAGATGCATAATTAAAGGAATAATGCCAGACGTGTTTTCTTTGCTCGTTGTtacatatcagtataataagGTTATTTAATATCAAGTTTTGCATTAACAGCTTATTTCTTCTTTCAGGAAACAGAAGAAGCATAGAATGCAGTTACAACAACATAAATGGTGACAATCAAGAAGATTCCTGCTCGATTTTCCCCTTGTCGTATTATTATATTgcaatttcatgaaaataaaacaaactggTCATCAAAGATTGGCTTTGACTCTTTACTACAGTCATAAAGTGACAGTACCTGATATTTTAATCCAACAGGTAAATTTACAGAATGTTATAATACTCTTTACctattacatatttacaataatttGATGACGTCAAAATATGTCATATTACACGAGTGATATTAAGTATATGCAAAATGTTATATTTGGACGTGGTACGtaaatcatgaaaaatatcttGCATGggtaaaaaaattttttatataTGACCTTACATTGGTGGTTGTGTCATGGAATATATCAAagaatttaattatttgatataatatgGGCATTTTGTCGAGTGTCATTTACAATCCATAAAGGCATTTGATATATTACAGATGGCAAAGTCACGAGTGTAAGCTTCTTTTTATCGCATAACTCATATCTATgagaatattttcaaatcattttCTACATAAGGCAGGCGAATATGGACTCCGACGGTATATTTGTCTCGACAATCCCGGGGTGTCATATAGTCATTGTAACGACCTAACGATCTAACAACCCAGCTTATTTGTGAAATTGCAACAGTGTTACATGCGGctaacaatatttattacattggtATATCATACGACAGAACAGACCGGTAATGTGATGAATCGTCTTTCATGTAAAAACGGAGAAAGAcattaattttcaataaaatacacAAAGACGCAGCTATGATTAAGATGATAGGGATTAACACCAGTCAGACTATTCTAAGTGGTGTAAATCTTAAATTGTTTTAGATCATTTAAGAGTATCTCTTATATCTCTATACAACAGTTTTGATTGGTATTAAATCGTTTGTATTATCAcccttttatatataataaaaatactaatcaacttttttttaatttaagaattattattaaaaattatttggaaatatttagaAACAAGTccttttgtaaaaataatcagTGATATTTCAAGACAATATCAATTGTGAAAAGCAGTCGTACAAAATAAGTGATCTGCCCAGTAAAGAagtaaatgatgaaatatttcgtTCAGATACACTATAactaattatattaaaatactCGATAAAAACAATTTCGTTCATTCAACAATATATTGGTTTTTTACTTATTAGCATGATTGTTTTACAATTTACATTGAGGGATAAAATATTGCGTTTACAAACAATAATATTGCGTTCGAAAGACAGATATATACTACTGACAGAAAAGAATTAACAACACAGGTTTCGAGAAATGCAGGTTGATGTTTATGGCCGATGTCCTGATCTCACATGGCAATGTATTATTGCCTTGGCGATATGAAGTCAAACGTGTTGGATACTGGTTTAAATTCTTAGTGGTTTCGTTGTCCCATCCTAGGTCTCACATGGAGAATGTATACCTggatttgacctaaatttgtatggcggtATTGTCGATTaaacagaggacgcttactcttccggagcACCTTAACTTTTTACCAGTGTACTTTTTCAGATGGCAGAACTTTATCAAAAGTCTCTTTTATGGCTGTATTTACTTTCAAAACATAAGGACCCTATGTATTCTATTATTATAATAGTTTTTAAGCCTTCCATGgatgtttacatgtatgttacaagATTGAACCGCAGTAAAGATAATGAAAACATGAGTGAGGTcagtataaaacaatatagGATATACCGCGGATGGTTGTTGAAGAATATCTGTGTTGATTTGATGACCTTCCAATAGACTATTGACGTACTAATAAAATAACACTTACTTTCACCGACTTCTTTATATGATAATACATTAGTCATAAGGTTTTACAATACAGTTAACTGTCCCTGCCAAAACCTTGGGTTGATTTAAAGTCACAAGGCATGCCAATCGTACATATCAATTCAATACCACAGACTACAAATGTAGTCATATTGCCAGCTGTTTGAAGCTGTGCACATGATCATATCAGGTATGTCCTGTTGTCAAATTTCCCTGCCtcaatttaaaaattaaactttttttaacAGATTTGCGATGTTTCTACATCAGAGTTGGTTCAATACTCTAGGTGTTGTTTACATGGGTTTCgaatattgatgaaacaatAATGCAGACGTTTTATTGTCACCATTTGTTTTAACTGATTCGTTACCATATAATTAAcaaacagtttgttttataacataACTGGCCTGTCCTACCTTGTCATACGGTCATGTCATAAAAGATATCGAAAGACACAAAACACGCCATAAATactgtatgacgtcacaatgaatCTGTGACGTCGTACGATTGTCTTAGAAAAAGCGTGCCATCTTCGTTGGAATTCGTCTAAAGTAGAAATGAATTACAATATAAGTAGCAAGCAATGTATTACCCGACGACAAGACAGAAAATGAACAATTAAACCAGAGCAGTATTGGAATGGCTTCAAGGACCgaacattttaaatacaaaacaaaaacaaataaaaaaaacaaacaaaaacaaaaacaaacacaaaaaaaacaacatcaaggCGACTAActtatttaaataaatcaaaaacagaaaaaaagttaCATAATGCATATAAAACTACCCCA
This genomic interval carries:
- the LOC117333702 gene encoding uncharacterized protein LOC117333702 codes for the protein MLSQTLLVTLVVYLTLLDTCSSGRTVTRRRRSETSGGSAATQDVLAGDGSSSGSSNGGKGDPSKSAGGDYSKFYKDIMDNLKGFLPKPDMNSDKDESEEDFSDEDDDDSSDNDQMDWASIFAGFSDKYMNGTNSQGFNEKDSNNQTQQSQQNDTLSQAFAKYFKG